CCGTAGTATTCAACTTGAATACCGTCTAATAAACTTGGTTGTGCACGCCCTGTACGAATTTTAGAAATATGGCTTTTTAAAGCATCTAAGCTTTTTTCCATACGATCTTGCGTATCTTTTTTGATTTCATTGATCATTGATTTCTTTTCCTTTTCATCAATTAAAATTTGTTAAACATTAAGCAATAATTGTGCCTTCGGTTGTGCCTGTTACAACTTCACGTAACGCACCCGGTTTACCCATATTAAATACACGAATTGGCATTGCGTGGTCACGTGCTAAAGTAAAGGCTGCTAAATCCATAACTTGCAATTCTTTATCAATGACTTCGGCATAAGTTAATTGATTGTATAATTTCGCATCAGCAAATTTAGCTGGATCTTTGTCATACACGCCATCTACTTTTGTTGCTTTTAAGACAACATCGGCTTCAATTTCGATACCACGTAAGCAAGCCGCTGAATCGGTCGTAAAGAATGGACTACCTGTTCCTGCTGAGAAAATCACAACGCGTTTTTCACGTAACATTTTGATCGCTTCAGACCAGTTATAAGTATCGCAAATCCCGTTTAATTGGAATGCAGACATAAGTTTCGCATTCACCTCTGCACGGTGTAACGCATCACGCATTGCTAAGCCATTCATTACAGTAGCAAGCATCCCCATATGGTCGCCAACAACACGATTCATTCCTGCTTTAGCTAATTTTGCCCCACGGAATAAGTTACCGCCACCGATAACGACTCCCACTTCAACACCCATTTCGATTAACTCTTTAATTTCAAGAGCCATACGATCTAAGATTGAAGGATCGATACCAAAGCCTTCTTCGCCTTGTAAAGCTTCGCCACTTAATTTTAATAAAATGCGTTTATAAATAGGGTTGCTCATTTTAATTGCCTCTGTTTGTATGGACTAAACACAAAATTACGTTATTATAGAACAATCTGTCTAAACTAGAAATAGAGAAATTTTAATCTATGCAAAATAAGAAACTTTTTGGGATATTTTTCGCACTGGGCTTAGCCATTTTTGCAAGTTTTTTTATGCTCAAAGGCTCTGGTTTTTTTGAGCATCCTAGCGTCCCCGAAGTTATTTTAGGAGCCATTTTAATCATAACGTTAGCAAGTTCTAAGTGGACTTATTACTTGCTATTATTACCAATTACATTGGGGTATATGTTTTATACCCCGATCGGTCTTGCTTTTGGTCGTCCTACTTACCAATATATCGCTTCTGTATTTGCGACCGATATGATGGAAAGTAAAGAATTTCTCCAACAGCTTGATCCTCTCAATATCGTGATTGCGATTGCGATGCTATTAGCGGTCATTTTTTATCGAAAAATTACCAATATATTGGATATTAAACCTTTGAGAAATAAAAGCTTTGTACTCTTTGCGATTCTCTTTGGTTTGTATTACCTCGCTCCACTTAAGTTCTTTCATGTTTTTTATGATGAAAGTATGAAAGTGAAGAAAGAGCTGGATGTTTTAAATCATCTTTCCATTGAGTCAAAATGGGGATCTTCTACACTTTCTGCTAATGCAAAATACGATGATTATGTCTTAATTATTGGCGAAAGTGCGAGAAAAGATTATCACCACGCTTATGGCTATCCGGCAGAGAATACGCCATTTATGAGCCATGCTAAAGGCACGCTGATTGACGGATTTACATCTGGTGGCACAAATACAATCGCCTCATTAAAACTCATGCTAACCAAGCCAAATACGCAAACATGGGAAGGCAACTATGAGCTTTCGATGATCGACCTCATTAAATCAGCTGGTATTAAAACGTACTGGATTTCAAATCAAGGGTATTTAGGGCAATTTGATACACCGATTTCATCTCTAGCCAATAAGAGCGACGTCAAAATCTTCACAAAGGCTGGCGATTCGCTCAACCAAAATATCAGCGATTTTGAATTGTTACCCAAGTTCGTTCAGACCATTGAACAACCTGCAACACAAAAACGCTTTATTGTCTTACATTTATATGGTTCTCATCCTATTACTTGCGACCGTTTAACGGATTACCCAAAAATGTTTGATGATGAAAAACTGCCGAAGAAATTTTTTAACGTAAACTGTTATGTTTCTTCCATCAAAAAAACTGATGAGGTCATTCAACGTGTTTATGAAGCCTTAGAGAAAAATAAAGCCTCGACTGGGCGTTCTTTTTCGATGATTTATTTTTCTGATCACGGTTTATCCCATGATATTTCGGAAGATAACATCACTATTCACAACAGTAGCGGCAAGAGTAAATTACATTACGATATCCCTCTGTTTAAAATTTCAAGCGACGATACACAAAGAAATGAATACCATGTTTTTAAATCGGGGCTCAACTTTACGGATGGCATTGGAAAATGGATCGGGATTGAAAACCCATTATTAAATAAAGACGTTGATTTATTTAGTAATCAACCGGATAAAGATGATTATGGATTGAAAAAAATCATTGAAGAAATCAAGGCACCACTCGATCCAGCAATCATTATTCCTCAATAATTTGCAAATTTAGACAAAAAATAACCCGCTTGTTTGCGGGTTATTTTATCTTTAAACCATTTAGCCTATCGGCATTGTGCTTTAAATCGTAATAGATGGTCAAGCAACACGATTGCCATCATCGCTTCTGCAATCGGCACGGCACGAATACCCACACAAGGATCGTGGCGTCCTTTCGTGACTAACTCCACCGCTTCATTATTGAGATTGACACTTTTTCCCGGCACCATAATGCTTGATGTTGGTTTTAATGCAATGTTAGCAATAATCGGCTGTCCGGAGCTAATACCTCCTAAAATACCACCGGCGTGATTAGATAAAAAACCTTCCGGCGTCATTTCATCTCGATGCTGACTACCTTTTTGTTCAACAACTGCAAAACCATCACCAATTTCGACCGCTTTCACGGCATTGATAGACATTAAAGCGTGCGCTAAATCTGCATCTAAGCGGTCAAAAACCGGTTCACCTAATCCAACAGGGACATTTTCTGCCACCACGGTTAATTTTGCGCCAATGGAGTCCCCTTCTTTTTTCAGATCACGAATGAGCGCATCAAAAGCCTCAACTGCAACTGGATCCGGGCAGAAAAACGGATTGCTATTCACTTGTTGCCAATCAATTTTATCTACTTCAGCTACGGTTTTCGGATCGATTTTAACCGAACCGATTTGAGAAAGATAACCTCGAACCTCAATACCAAACTGCTCACGCAAATACTTTTTCGCAATCGCTCCCGCCGCTACACGCATTGCCGTTTCACGTGCAGAAGAA
This genomic window from Actinobacillus porcitonsillarum contains:
- the pyrH gene encoding UMP kinase translates to MSNPIYKRILLKLSGEALQGEEGFGIDPSILDRMALEIKELIEMGVEVGVVIGGGNLFRGAKLAKAGMNRVVGDHMGMLATVMNGLAMRDALHRAEVNAKLMSAFQLNGICDTYNWSEAIKMLREKRVVIFSAGTGSPFFTTDSAACLRGIEIEADVVLKATKVDGVYDKDPAKFADAKLYNQLTYAEVIDKELQVMDLAAFTLARDHAMPIRVFNMGKPGALREVVTGTTEGTIIA
- a CDS encoding phosphoethanolamine transferase; the protein is MQNKKLFGIFFALGLAIFASFFMLKGSGFFEHPSVPEVILGAILIITLASSKWTYYLLLLPITLGYMFYTPIGLAFGRPTYQYIASVFATDMMESKEFLQQLDPLNIVIAIAMLLAVIFYRKITNILDIKPLRNKSFVLFAILFGLYYLAPLKFFHVFYDESMKVKKELDVLNHLSIESKWGSSTLSANAKYDDYVLIIGESARKDYHHAYGYPAENTPFMSHAKGTLIDGFTSGGTNTIASLKLMLTKPNTQTWEGNYELSMIDLIKSAGIKTYWISNQGYLGQFDTPISSLANKSDVKIFTKAGDSLNQNISDFELLPKFVQTIEQPATQKRFIVLHLYGSHPITCDRLTDYPKMFDDEKLPKKFFNVNCYVSSIKKTDEVIQRVYEALEKNKASTGRSFSMIYFSDHGLSHDISEDNITIHNSSGKSKLHYDIPLFKISSDDTQRNEYHVFKSGLNFTDGIGKWIGIENPLLNKDVDLFSNQPDKDDYGLKKIIEEIKAPLDPAIIIPQ
- the aroC gene encoding chorismate synthase: MAGNSIGQLFKVTTFGESHGIALGCIVDGVPPNMTLSEADIQPDLDRRKPGTSRYTTPRREDDEVQILSGVFEGKTTGTSIGLIIKNGDQRSKDYGDICDKFRPGHADYTYQQKYGIRDYRGGGRSSARETAMRVAAGAIAKKYLREQFGIEVRGYLSQIGSVKIDPKTVAEVDKIDWQQVNSNPFFCPDPVAVEAFDALIRDLKKEGDSIGAKLTVVAENVPVGLGEPVFDRLDADLAHALMSINAVKAVEIGDGFAVVEQKGSQHRDEMTPEGFLSNHAGGILGGISSGQPIIANIALKPTSSIMVPGKSVNLNNEAVELVTKGRHDPCVGIRAVPIAEAMMAIVLLDHLLRFKAQCR